The proteins below are encoded in one region of Mya arenaria isolate MELC-2E11 chromosome 15, ASM2691426v1:
- the LOC128219102 gene encoding calcium-activated chloride channel regulator 4-like: MILVILLTVCSFTSATVLRDNGYEDVHIVIQDSVDENWKLVERIKEVFTGASQHLFKATENRVYYRKINIIVPKTWTETREHNITVQSLSLTGYVTIEEGKIQTPHVKKQGCGQEGQYMYLTPSFLLETGSTRWGDYESVIVHEWGHLRWGLYDEYWLPKQQFYQHAGKWKPIRCTENVEGRVGIDHRCDDSLNVKYCDVNNTAKKMHSKCWFCPSISQSTNTSIMSYQFVPSIAMFCDKDVPATPEWKRHNRRAPNMQNKMCGRKSAWEVMREHEDFANGASPILPEDTDTSPEFNLVQETEAIRVFVLDVSGSMSGSRIEGLHDTGVYIVQEVLRNGSWLGLVRFSSEAVQAHKIVQITDDSVRVDLIQNLPSIAGGGTCIGCGINVAIEMIETTFGSAKGCEIILMSDGEDGNENELLTATQKAISSGVVIHAVSISQAADQRMISLASDTGGKHFNYLDQGSISFAAVFSEAVSGIGSFYDYSAVGKSLTGAMGHLEPGEYNVTVISSIHHTWDYIVKSFPSEPHPILVTSRLSTTKVDFSFESPDLPVLYVDVTKGKAPVVGAIIEAHVEASSILCTLSPKDNGQDPDSLEGDGVYSVYLLPKCLTNGRLNIRVTVKGQVNETTVINSINGALALDESEAKQEIISDGFQRFSLPEPIFVDRFQRSISDIVAPGQITDVNIVNIETQMTSNGESRNFTVSWTATGNDMNIGQASFYKIRYADDIDTIFNNFSSAYTLDIGNVSLTPKQSGMMETIVISVDAEQTYTDTAYLGIVAVDEAGNQGKVSNIVSIVVAKGFRISFEGETNYTETEDVIITFPATTVSQDVSTVRSNDEASHTGLIVGVSVGVFAGIVVVGLILSVVLRKRPPKSTYEVSRKSQTSLHEHANVNYVAEKK, from the exons ATGATTCTTGTAATCCTTCTAACCGTTTGCAGTTTTACATCAGCTACTGTCTTAAGAGATAATGGCTACGAGGATGTACATATCGTTATACAAGATTCCGTGGACGAGAATTGGAAATTAGTTGAACGAATTAAG GAAGTTTTCACCGGCGCATCTCAACATCTATTTAAAGCAACAGAGAATCGAGtatattatagaaaaataaacatcattgtGCCGAAAACATGGACCGAAACACGAGAACACAATATAACAGTCCAATCGTTATCTCTCACAGGCTACGTCACGATAGAAGAAGggaaaatacaaacaccacatgtTAAAAAACAAGGATGCGGCCAAGAGGGACAGTATATGTATTTGACGCCGTCGTTCCTGCTGGAAACAGGATCTACCAGATGGGGAGATTATG aatctGTGATCGTTCATGAATGGGGCCACCTCAGATGGGGATTATATGATGAATACTGGCTGccaaaacaacagttttaccagcacgcCGGAAAGTGGAAGCCAATAAG ATGCACAGAAAACGTCGAAGGAAGAGTTGGCATTGACCATCGTTGTGACGATTCCTTGAACGTGAAATACTGTGACGTCAACAACACTGCAAAGAAAATGCATTCGAAATGCTGGTTTTGTCCGAGCATTTCACAAAGCACCAACACATCTATAATGAGTTATCAGTTCGTCCCATCA ATAGCCATGTTTTGCGACAAAGACGTACCGGCCACCCCAGAATGGAAACGGCATAACCGAAGGGCTCCGAATATGCAGAATAAGATGTGTGGAAGAAAAAGTGCTTGGGAGGTTATGCGAGAACACGAAGATTTTGCAAACG GAGCAAGCCCTATTCTACCAGAAGACACTGATACATCGCCGGAATTCAATTTAGTCCAAGAAACAGAAGCAATAAGAGTGTTTGTCCTAGACGTATCTGGGAGCATGAGCGGG TCGAGGATCGAGGGCCTACATGATACGGGCGTGTACATTGTGCAAGAAGTATTGAGGAATGGAAGTTGGCTCGGTTTAGTTAGATTTAGCAGCGAAGCAGTACAGGCACACAAGATAGTTCAAATAACGGATGATTCTGTACGTGTAGACTTGATTCAGAACCTCCCGTCCATTGCTGGTGGCGGTACATGCATCGGGTGCGGTATTAATGTAGCTATTGAG ATGATTGAAACCACATTTGGATCGGCGAAGGGCTGTGAAATCATATTGATGTCCGATGGTGAAGATGGAAATGAAAACGAATTATTAACCGCAACGCAAAAAGCGATTTCAAGTGGGGTAGTAATACATGCAGTGTCCATTTCCCAAGCGGCAGATCAAAGGATGATAAGCCTTGCATCGGATACAGGTGGAAAACACTTTAATTACTTGGATCAAGGCAGTATCAGTTTCGCTGCCGTCTTTTCAGAAGCCGTCTCAG GAATAGGATCGTTTTACGACTATTCGGCCGTCGGCAAATCTTTAACTGGGGCAATGGGACATTTAGAG cCTGGGGAATACAATGTCACTGTGATATCTTCCATTCACCATACGTGGGATTATATTGTTAAATCCTTCCCTTCGGAGCCGCATCCTATACTAGTGACATCACGATTGTCGACAACAAAAGTCGACTTTTCCTTTGAATCACCGGATCTACCTGTATTGTATGTGGATGTAACGAAAGGAAAAGCTCCAGTTGTAGGCGCCATTATAGAGGCACACGTTGAAGCTAGTTCCATTTTATGCACGTTATCGCCAAAGGATAATGGTCAAG ATCCCGACTCGTTGGAAGGAGATGGCGTCTATTCCGTGTATTTGTTAccgaaatgtttaacaaatgGACGACTGAATATTCGAGTCACGGTCAAGGGACAGGTGAACGAAACCACAGTCATAAATTCAATTAACGGCGCATTGGCTTTAGAcgaaa GTGaagcaaaacaggaaattaTTTCCGACGGTTTCCAGCGATTTTCCCTTCCAGAACCGATCTTTGTCGACAGGTTTCAAAGAAGTATATCGGATATTGTTGCTCCAGGGCAAATTACGGATGTTAACATTGTGAACATTGAAACACAAATGACTTCAAATGGTGAAAGTAGAAACTTTACAGTTTCATGGACGGCAACGGGGAACGATATGAACATTGGCCAGG caTCCTTTTATAAAATTCGATATGCTGATGACATTGACacaattttcaacaatttttccTCCGCTTATACGCTTGACATCGGTAACGTAAGCCTTACGCCGAAACAGTCGGGTATGATGGAGACTATTGTTATCTCCGTTGACGCCGAGCAAACCTACACGGACACGGCTTATCTAGGAATTGTAGCAGTTGATGAGGCTGGAAATCAGGGGAAAGTTTCCAACATAGTGTCTATCGTTGTGGCCAAAGGGTTTCGTATAAGCTTCGAGGGGGAAACTAATTACACGGAAACTGAAGACGTAATCATTACATTTCCAGCAACGACTGTGTCACAGGACGTATCAACAGTACGATCAAACGATGAGGCTAGTCACACAGGGCTTATTGTCGGCGTTAGCGTCGGGGTTTTTGCTggaattgttgttgttggacTCATACTGTCTGTCGTGCTGAGAAAAAGACCCCCAAAATCTACTTACGAAG